A genomic segment from Equus przewalskii isolate Varuska chromosome X, EquPr2, whole genome shotgun sequence encodes:
- the RBM3 gene encoding RNA-binding protein 3 produces MSSEEGKLFVGGLNFNTDEQALEDHFSSFGPISEVVVVKDRETQRSRGFGFITFTNPEHASDAMRAMNGESLDGRQIRVDHAGKSARGTRGGAFGAHGRGRGYSRGGGDQGYGSGRYDSRPGGYGYGYGRSRDYGGRNQGGYDRYSGGNYRDNYDN; encoded by the exons ATGTCCTCTGAAGAGGGGAAGCTCTTCGTGGGAGGGCTCAACTTCAACACCGATGAGCAGGCTCTGGAAGACCACTTCAGCAGCTTCGGGCCTATTTCTGAGG tgGTCGTTGTCAAGGACCGGGAGACTCAGCGATCCCGGGGTTTTGGCTTCATTACCTTCACCAATCCAGAGCACGCCTCAGATGCCATGAGAGCCATGAATGGAGAG TCTCTGGATGGTCGCCAGATCCGTGTGGACCACGCAGGCAAGTCGGCCCGGGGAACCAGAGGGGGTGCCTTTGGGGCCCACGGGCGTGGTCGCGGCTACTCCAGAG GTGGTGGGGACCAGGGCTATGGGAGTGGCAGGTATGACAGTCGACCTGGaggatatggatatggatatggaaGGTCCAGAGACTATGGTGGCAG AAACCAGGGTGGTTATGACCGCTACTCAGGAGGAAATTACAGAGACAATTACGACAACTGA